Proteins co-encoded in one Dendropsophus ebraccatus isolate aDenEbr1 chromosome 9, aDenEbr1.pat, whole genome shotgun sequence genomic window:
- the CDCA7 gene encoding cell division cycle-associated protein 7 isoform X1, giving the protein MDPFKLQRDALSKSKNFRKFRNVKLISMETSSSSDDSCDSFGSDNFANTKNMFRKGTSRELARLFSQDSDAESFCGFSGDDMKIESDSEEERPKILRRSTRGQAKKNEPLKVALKFPLKKSPRISPPKKEKTTKAKEEEKVESEESDSESGPNFLEKRALNIKQNKEMLAKLMADLKSFPDFLSSPGPFSPAMKTKRTSRTPRTPGHIRRNPERTSRPHTRSRSLIDGPPSPTPDDDSVDEDRYCLIRKRKMDDEYDEDNYVPRYRRQSSLSIPHIIRPVEEITQEELDAICVNAREKVYNRATGSTCHQCRQKTTDTKTNCRNPDCMGVRGQFCGPCLKNRYGEEVKTALLDPEWRCPPCRGICNCSFCRQRNGRCATGVLVYLAKYHGYDNVHAYLNSLKRELEMED; this is encoded by the exons CGAGACGCACTTTCCAAATCCAAGAATTTCAGAAAATTTCGGAATGTGAAATTGATTTCCATGGAGACCTCATCATCCTCCGATGACAGTTGTGACAGTTTTGGCTCAGATAATTTTGCAAACACA aaaaacatGTTTAGAAAAGGTACAAGTAGAGAACTGGCCAGACTGTTCTCTCAGGATTCAGATGCCGAATCCTTTTGTGGATTTTCTGGAGATGATATG AAAATTGAATCAGACTCTGAAGAAGAGAGACCTAAAATTCTTAGAAGGTCCACAAGAGGTCAAGCCAAAAAGAATGAACCTCTGAAAGTAGCTCTGAAGTTTCCTCTGAAAAAAAGTCCAAGAATAAGTCCAccaaagaaggaaaaaacgacAAAGGCAAAGGAAGAAGAAAAGGTAGAGTCTGAGGAGTCGGACAGCGAAAGCGGACCCAATTTTTTGGAGAAACGTGCATTGAACATTAAACAGAACAAAGAAATG CTTGCGAAGTTGATGGCAGATCTGAAAAGCTTTCCTGACTTCTTGTCGAGCCCAGGTCCATTCTCGCCTGCCATG aaAACAAAGCGGACTTCAAGAACACCACGCACACCAGGACATATAAGGAGGAATCCGGAAAGAACCTCACGACCTCATACCAGATCTAGATCTCTTATTGATGGTCCACCCAGCCCCACTCCAGATGATGATAGTGTGGATGAGGATCGCTACTGTTTGATTAGAAAAAGAAAGATGGATGATGAGTATGAT GAAGACAATTATGTGCCCAGATACCGTCGGCAGAGTTCTTTGTCGATCCCCCATATAATTCGACCAGTTGAAGAAATAACTCAGGAGGAACTGGATGCCATCTGTGTCAATGCACGAGAAAAAGTCTACAACAGAGCAACA GGTTCAACCTGTCATCAGTGTCGCCAAAAGACTACAGACACAAAAACCAATTGCCGTAATCCTGACTGCATGGGGGTGAGAGGCCAGTTCTGTGGCCCTTGTCTCAAGAACAGATATGGAGAGGAAGTGAAGACTGCATTATTAGATCCA GAATGGAGATGCCCGCCATGCAGAGGGATCTGTAACTGCAGTTTCTGTAGACAGCGCAATGGCAGGTGTGCCACAGGTGTATTGGTCTACCTGGCCAAGTACCATGGATATGACAACGTACATGCCTATCTAAACAG CTTAAAACGTGAACTGGAAATGGAAGACTGA
- the CDCA7 gene encoding cell division cycle-associated protein 7 isoform X2, with product METSSSSDDSCDSFGSDNFANTKNMFRKGTSRELARLFSQDSDAESFCGFSGDDMKIESDSEEERPKILRRSTRGQAKKNEPLKVALKFPLKKSPRISPPKKEKTTKAKEEEKVESEESDSESGPNFLEKRALNIKQNKEMLAKLMADLKSFPDFLSSPGPFSPAMKTKRTSRTPRTPGHIRRNPERTSRPHTRSRSLIDGPPSPTPDDDSVDEDRYCLIRKRKMDDEYDEDNYVPRYRRQSSLSIPHIIRPVEEITQEELDAICVNAREKVYNRATGSTCHQCRQKTTDTKTNCRNPDCMGVRGQFCGPCLKNRYGEEVKTALLDPEWRCPPCRGICNCSFCRQRNGRCATGVLVYLAKYHGYDNVHAYLNSLKRELEMED from the exons ATGGAGACCTCATCATCCTCCGATGACAGTTGTGACAGTTTTGGCTCAGATAATTTTGCAAACACA aaaaacatGTTTAGAAAAGGTACAAGTAGAGAACTGGCCAGACTGTTCTCTCAGGATTCAGATGCCGAATCCTTTTGTGGATTTTCTGGAGATGATATG AAAATTGAATCAGACTCTGAAGAAGAGAGACCTAAAATTCTTAGAAGGTCCACAAGAGGTCAAGCCAAAAAGAATGAACCTCTGAAAGTAGCTCTGAAGTTTCCTCTGAAAAAAAGTCCAAGAATAAGTCCAccaaagaaggaaaaaacgacAAAGGCAAAGGAAGAAGAAAAGGTAGAGTCTGAGGAGTCGGACAGCGAAAGCGGACCCAATTTTTTGGAGAAACGTGCATTGAACATTAAACAGAACAAAGAAATG CTTGCGAAGTTGATGGCAGATCTGAAAAGCTTTCCTGACTTCTTGTCGAGCCCAGGTCCATTCTCGCCTGCCATG aaAACAAAGCGGACTTCAAGAACACCACGCACACCAGGACATATAAGGAGGAATCCGGAAAGAACCTCACGACCTCATACCAGATCTAGATCTCTTATTGATGGTCCACCCAGCCCCACTCCAGATGATGATAGTGTGGATGAGGATCGCTACTGTTTGATTAGAAAAAGAAAGATGGATGATGAGTATGAT GAAGACAATTATGTGCCCAGATACCGTCGGCAGAGTTCTTTGTCGATCCCCCATATAATTCGACCAGTTGAAGAAATAACTCAGGAGGAACTGGATGCCATCTGTGTCAATGCACGAGAAAAAGTCTACAACAGAGCAACA GGTTCAACCTGTCATCAGTGTCGCCAAAAGACTACAGACACAAAAACCAATTGCCGTAATCCTGACTGCATGGGGGTGAGAGGCCAGTTCTGTGGCCCTTGTCTCAAGAACAGATATGGAGAGGAAGTGAAGACTGCATTATTAGATCCA GAATGGAGATGCCCGCCATGCAGAGGGATCTGTAACTGCAGTTTCTGTAGACAGCGCAATGGCAGGTGTGCCACAGGTGTATTGGTCTACCTGGCCAAGTACCATGGATATGACAACGTACATGCCTATCTAAACAG CTTAAAACGTGAACTGGAAATGGAAGACTGA